In Deinococcus aquaedulcis, the following proteins share a genomic window:
- a CDS encoding biliverdin-producing heme oxygenase, whose translation MIMTQLKEATAALHDAVEAQMPVLRPDLTRAEYTQLLSQVYWAVAPLDAQVQALDLPGAFLAAQRQKTPLLRRDLAALGAAVPPLPLVAGPALDLPGALGALYVLEGATLGGQVISRHLQGTLGLSPEAGGAYFHGYGRATGAMWRAFGEAMTAQVTPAQAPAVLAGAQAAFARFAQALSRVAA comes from the coding sequence ATGATCATGACGCAGCTCAAGGAGGCCACGGCCGCCCTGCATGACGCGGTGGAGGCCCAGATGCCCGTGCTGCGCCCCGATCTCACCCGGGCCGAGTACACGCAGCTGCTCTCTCAGGTGTACTGGGCAGTGGCCCCGCTGGACGCCCAGGTGCAGGCACTGGACCTGCCCGGCGCCTTCCTGGCCGCCCAGCGCCAGAAAACGCCGCTGCTGCGCCGCGATCTGGCTGCGCTGGGCGCCGCCGTGCCCCCCCTACCGCTCGTGGCTGGCCCGGCGCTGGACCTGCCCGGCGCGCTGGGGGCCCTGTACGTGCTGGAAGGCGCCACGCTGGGCGGGCAGGTGATCTCGCGCCACCTGCAGGGCACGCTGGGCCTGAGCCCGGAGGCGGGCGGCGCCTACTTTCACGGGTACGGCCGGGCCACGGGCGCCATGTGGCGCGCCTTTGGCGAGGCCATGACCGCGCAGGTTACCCCCGCGCAGGCCCCGGCGGTGCTTGCGGGCGCGCAGGCCGCCTTTGCCCGCTTTGCCCAGGCCCTGAGCCGGGTGGCCGCGTGA